The following are encoded together in the Nitrospirota bacterium genome:
- the gspK gene encoding type II secretion system minor pseudopilin GspK, with translation MLIKNQQGIALVVTLLAVALITAMVVEFSYGVYIATSNIYNWRDAQRLSLMAKSGINVSAKYLSEWVDTQSFTPGAIELPVENPFEDFQGVIAVRIQDENSKFNINTIVYPRGDMKNPIAYDAFKRLLKTLSLKENIADRIVDWIDRDSAAELSDSEINAKNADLISIDELLLINGITRDDYDKLMPYVTVYGNRDNLIINVNGAEKPVLMCISDSITEELAGKIIKYRIGMPFRDINEFNNFAGTTFGANQISVKGDHFKIYAQAFSNGVRTIIEAVVYKSPLSSTILKFWKEY, from the coding sequence ATGCTTATTAAAAATCAACAGGGTATTGCATTGGTGGTAACACTCCTTGCGGTTGCCCTAATCACCGCTATGGTAGTGGAGTTTTCCTATGGAGTCTATATAGCGACAAGCAATATCTATAATTGGCGTGATGCACAGAGGCTCTCACTAATGGCAAAATCAGGAATAAATGTATCGGCAAAATATCTGTCAGAATGGGTTGATACACAATCTTTCACTCCAGGAGCTATTGAATTGCCTGTTGAAAATCCTTTTGAGGATTTTCAGGGCGTAATCGCAGTAAGAATTCAAGACGAAAACTCAAAGTTTAATATTAATACTATAGTTTATCCCAGAGGAGATATGAAAAATCCGATTGCTTATGATGCTTTTAAAAGACTATTAAAAACTCTGTCTTTGAAAGAGAATATTGCAGACAGAATAGTTGACTGGATAGACCGTGATAGTGCTGCTGAACTAAGTGATTCAGAAATAAACGCAAAAAATGCTGATCTTATTAGTATAGACGAATTACTGCTTATAAATGGAATCACCAGAGACGATTATGATAAATTAATGCCATATGTTACTGTTTATGGAAACAGGGATAACTTGATAATTAATGTAAACGGCGCTGAAAAACCAGTTTTGATGTGTATTTCTGACTCGATAACAGAGGAGCTTGCAGGGAAGATTATCAAGTATAGAATAGGTATGCCTTTCCGGGATATAAATGAGTTCAACAATTTTGCCGGAACCACTTTTGGGGCAAATCAGATCAGTGTAAAGGGAGACCATTTTAAGATATATGCTCAGGCATTCTCCAATGGGGTCAGAACAATTATAGAAGCAGTTGTTTATAAATCGCCTCTTTCCTCTACTATACTGAAATTCTGGAAGGAATATTAA